One Keratinibaculum paraultunense genomic window carries:
- a CDS encoding ZIP family metal transporter → MKEIGIITMCGIIVGMVGTGIGGLISVFIKESHRVLSFLLGLTGGFMLFIVTFHLLPESFILGGLYFSILGIALGIGLIILVENNINRLFKSPNMKSSFILAISIAVHNFPEGLALGSSFLTMSDLAPMLSVAMLLHNIPEGLALAIPLKINKVTPNKLMLYTMLIGIPTGIGAFIGAWVGMFSNMLISICLAFAGGTMLYIICDEIIPNAKSYHKGRGSSIGFVLGFIVGMILYF, encoded by the coding sequence ATGAAAGAGATAGGAATTATAACAATGTGTGGAATTATTGTAGGCATGGTAGGAACAGGTATAGGAGGTTTAATCTCTGTATTTATAAAGGAAAGCCATAGAGTATTAAGTTTTTTATTAGGATTAACTGGTGGATTCATGTTATTTATAGTAACATTTCATCTACTGCCTGAATCATTTATTTTAGGAGGATTGTATTTTAGCATATTGGGAATAGCGTTAGGTATAGGGCTTATAATATTGGTTGAAAATAATATAAATAGGTTATTTAAAAGCCCTAATATGAAATCTAGTTTTATTTTAGCTATAAGTATAGCGGTTCATAATTTTCCAGAAGGACTAGCATTAGGTTCTAGTTTTCTAACTATGTCAGATTTAGCACCAATGCTTTCCGTTGCAATGCTTTTACATAATATACCAGAAGGATTAGCACTAGCTATTCCTCTTAAGATAAACAAAGTTACTCCTAATAAACTTATGCTATATACCATGCTTATTGGAATTCCTACAGGGATAGGAGCTTTTATAGGGGCTTGGGTGGGAATGTTTTCCAATATGCTTATTTCTATTTGTTTAGCTTTTGCAGGAGGTACTATGCTTTATATAATATGTGATGAAATAATACCCAATGCAAAAAGTTATCACAAGGGGAGAGGTTCCTCTATAGGATTTGTATTGGGGTTTATTGTGGGAATGATATTATATTTTTAA
- the prfA gene encoding peptide chain release factor 1 — translation MLEKLSFLENKYKELSLKIINPKIIENTEEWQRLVKEHAEIEPIVFKYREYTKAQKILKEDKEMLQETADDEMKELLKNEISELEETTLKLEEELKVLLIPKDPNDEKNVIVEIRAGAGGDEAGLFAGDLFRMYSMYAEKRGWKIEIMSSNEQEVGGFKEVIFMIKGKGAYSRLKYESGVHRVQRVPTTESGGRIHTSTATVAVLPEAEDIDIEINPNDLRIDVFRSSGKGGQHVNTTDSAVRITHIPTGIVVSCQDEKSQHKNKDKAMKILKTRLYDKVLSEQHDEIAEARRSQVGTGDRSERIRTYNFPQGRVTDHRINKTIHRLENFLDGDLDEIIDALITVDQAEKLKQVG, via the coding sequence ATGTTAGAAAAATTATCTTTTTTAGAAAATAAATATAAGGAATTAAGTCTTAAGATAATAAATCCCAAAATAATAGAAAATACAGAAGAATGGCAGAGATTGGTAAAAGAACATGCAGAAATAGAACCTATAGTATTTAAGTATAGAGAATATACAAAGGCACAAAAGATCCTTAAAGAGGATAAGGAGATGCTACAGGAAACTGCAGATGATGAGATGAAAGAACTTTTAAAAAATGAAATATCAGAATTAGAAGAAACTACATTAAAATTAGAAGAAGAACTTAAGGTACTCCTTATACCTAAAGATCCAAATGATGAGAAGAATGTTATAGTTGAAATACGAGCTGGTGCAGGAGGAGATGAAGCAGGATTATTTGCAGGAGATTTATTTAGAATGTATAGCATGTATGCAGAAAAACGAGGTTGGAAAATAGAGATTATGAGTAGTAATGAACAGGAAGTGGGAGGATTTAAAGAAGTTATATTTATGATAAAGGGTAAAGGTGCTTATAGTAGATTAAAATATGAATCAGGAGTTCATAGGGTTCAAAGAGTGCCTACTACTGAATCTGGAGGTAGAATTCACACTTCTACAGCTACAGTAGCAGTATTGCCTGAAGCAGAAGATATAGACATAGAGATAAATCCTAATGATTTAAGGATAGATGTATTCCGTTCCTCAGGAAAAGGTGGGCAGCATGTAAATACCACTGACTCTGCTGTAAGGATAACTCATATTCCTACAGGGATAGTGGTATCTTGCCAAGACGAAAAATCACAACATAAAAATAAGGATAAGGCAATGAAGATATTAAAAACTAGATTATATGACAAAGTATTAAGTGAACAACATGATGAAATAGCCGAGGCAAGAAGATCTCAAGTAGGAACTGGAGATAGATCTGAAAGAATTAGAACTTATAATTTCCCTCAAGGGAGAGTTACAGATCACAGAATTAATAAAACAATTCATAGATTGGAAAATTTCTTAGACGGAGATTTGGATGAAATAATAGACGCTTTAATAACTGTTGATCAAGCTGAAAAACTAAAACAAGTAGGTTAA
- a CDS encoding chromate transporter, which yields MNNILKLFLSFFKIGAFTFGGGYAMLPLIKKEIIEVHGWFTVKEFIDILAIVEMTPGPVAVNSATFVGYKVAGVLGSIAATVGVVLPSVIIILIIAHFLSKFRKSPYVDYAFRGIRPVVLGLVTAAALTVFRDAIIDIKGLIIGIVIFCLVSFKNLHPIIAIVAAGIVGMIIY from the coding sequence ATGAATAATATATTAAAATTATTTTTATCATTTTTCAAAATTGGTGCTTTTACATTTGGTGGCGGGTATGCAATGCTACCATTGATAAAAAAAGAAATAATAGAGGTTCATGGATGGTTTACAGTAAAAGAATTTATAGATATATTAGCAATAGTGGAGATGACTCCAGGACCAGTAGCTGTAAATTCTGCTACTTTTGTAGGATATAAGGTGGCAGGAGTATTAGGATCAATTGCAGCTACAGTGGGAGTGGTGCTACCATCAGTTATTATAATTCTTATAATAGCTCATTTCTTATCAAAATTTAGAAAATCTCCATATGTGGATTATGCTTTTAGAGGAATAAGACCAGTAGTATTAGGTTTGGTAACTGCTGCAGCTTTAACTGTGTTTAGAGATGCTATAATAGATATAAAAGGATTAATTATAGGAATTGTAATATTTTGTTTAGTTTCATTTAAAAATTTGCATCCTATTATTGCAATAGTTGCTGCTGGTATAGTGGGTATGATAATATATTAA
- a CDS encoding chromate transporter, translating to MKLLFKLFITFFKIGAFTIGGGYAMLPLIQDEVVEKNNWLDPEEFMDILAVAEVTPGPVAVNTSTYVGYKLCGIKGAIISTLGTVLPSFTIILLIVKFFWQYRENPIIDKMFLGIRPAVAALIFSAVYKLGKSTKLDIYKLIIAAITVLAIVVFDISPIIVILVSAIGAIFYFNHKEKNI from the coding sequence GTGAAACTATTGTTTAAACTTTTTATCACTTTTTTTAAAATTGGTGCGTTCACCATTGGTGGTGGATATGCAATGCTCCCCCTTATACAGGATGAAGTAGTGGAAAAAAATAATTGGTTAGATCCAGAGGAGTTTATGGATATATTGGCAGTTGCAGAAGTTACTCCTGGACCAGTGGCAGTTAATACTAGCACTTATGTAGGTTATAAGCTTTGTGGAATAAAAGGAGCTATAATTTCCACATTGGGTACAGTTTTACCTTCTTTTACAATTATATTACTCATAGTCAAATTCTTTTGGCAATATAGAGAAAACCCCATAATAGATAAGATGTTTTTAGGGATAAGACCTGCAGTAGCTGCTTTGATATTTTCTGCAGTATATAAATTAGGGAAAAGTACTAAGTTGGATATATATAAATTGATAATAGCTGCTATTACAGTTTTAGCCATAGTGGTATTTGATATAAGTCCTATAATTGTAATATTGGTATCAGCCATTGGTGCTATTTTTTACTTTAACCATAAGGAGAAAAACATATGA
- the prmC gene encoding peptide chain release factor N(5)-glutamine methyltransferase, with product MDINSLLKKGVNIIGEMEYGNPHLEAVLVLAKLLKVDKVYIYIHGEKEVEPEIEQEFIKLMEKRATGYPIQYILNEKEFMGLDFYIEEGVLIPRPDTEILVEYLLTFIDEKYDKRPINLLDLGFGSGAIALSVAYYRKNVNVYGVDVGDIPMKVACINKDRFNLNNVKLYKGDLFHGIEGLGMEGKFHIIASNPPYISDEEIKKLQREVKEYEPIEALSGGEDGLDYFRKIIPKSKDYLCPQGLLILEIGYNQEKAVKDMFVKEEFKDIEILKDLQGLDRVVLGTK from the coding sequence ATGGACATAAATAGTCTATTGAAAAAAGGGGTAAATATAATAGGAGAAATGGAATATGGAAATCCCCATCTAGAAGCTGTATTGGTACTTGCTAAACTGTTAAAAGTTGATAAAGTTTATATATATATCCATGGAGAAAAGGAAGTTGAACCTGAAATTGAACAGGAATTTATAAAATTGATGGAAAAAAGGGCCACAGGATATCCTATTCAATATATACTTAATGAAAAGGAATTTATGGGGCTGGATTTTTATATAGAGGAAGGGGTTTTAATTCCTAGACCAGATACAGAAATTTTAGTGGAATACCTCCTTACATTTATTGATGAAAAATATGATAAAAGGCCTATAAATTTACTGGATTTAGGCTTTGGAAGTGGTGCTATAGCACTTTCTGTGGCATATTATCGCAAAAATGTAAATGTATATGGAGTAGATGTAGGGGATATTCCAATGAAAGTAGCTTGTATAAATAAAGATAGATTTAATCTTAACAATGTGAAATTGTATAAAGGAGATTTGTTTCATGGAATAGAGGGATTGGGAATGGAAGGAAAATTTCATATAATTGCTTCCAATCCTCCATATATTTCTGATGAAGAAATAAAAAAGCTGCAAAGGGAAGTAAAAGAATATGAACCTATAGAAGCCCTATCTGGAGGAGAAGATGGACTGGATTATTTTAGAAAGATAATTCCAAAATCAAAGGATTATCTATGTCCCCAAGGCTTATTGATACTTGAAATAGGGTACAATCAAGAAAAAGCAGTAAAGGATATGTTTGTTAAAGAAGAATTTAAGGATATTGAGATATTGAAGGATTTACAAGGATTAGATAGGGTAGTATTAGGGACTAAATAG